The following DNA comes from Aquipuribacter sp. SD81.
GGCCGGGGGCGACGATCCGTGAGGTCCACCAGGCCGCCATGCAGGTGCTCGCCGAGCGCCTCGCGGACTGGGGCCTGCTGCCGGTCGACGCCGCGACCTCGCTGGACCCGCAGGAGGGCGGCCAGCACCGCCGGTGGATGGTGCACGGCACCAGCCACCACCTGGGGCTCGACGTCCACGACTGCGCCCGCCTCGCCCGCGAGACCTACCAGGGCCAGGCGCTGGAGGCGGGGATGGTGTTCACCATCGAGCCGGGGCTGTACTTCCGCACCGACGACCTGCTGGTACCGGAGGAGCTCCGGGGCCTCGGCGTGCGCATCGAGGACGACGTCCTCGTCACCGCCGACGGCTGCGAGAACCTGTCCGCGGCGCTGCCGCGGGAGCCGGACGCCGTCGAGGCGTGGCTCGCCGACGTGCAGGGGCGCTGAGCAGGCCGGCCGGCCCGCCGCCCGGCCCGCCGCCCTCGCGTCGCGTCAGCCCCGGGGGTCCTGCGGCGGGGTGCGGTACGGGTCCTCGGCGCCCGGGCCCGGCTGCTGCGACGCGGGCGGCCGGGAGGACGGCTGGGACGGCTGGGAGGGCGGCTGCTGGCCGCCGAACCCGGCCGGTCCGGCGTCGACCCCGGAGTTGGGCAGGTTCCGCAGCACGTTGCGCGCCTGGTTGGCGACGTCGGCGACCGCGACGACCTGGTACTGCGAGGCGACGATCTGGCTCGCCGACGTGAAGTCGCGCCGCCCGCCGGTGAAGCTGAACGAGATGACCCCGAAGAGCATGCCGAAGCCGGCGCCGATGAGCGCGGCCGCGAGGAGGACGTCGATCCCGCCGCTGCCGAACAGGAGCAGGAGCAGGCCGACGAAGGAGCCGAAGTACGCCCCGCTCGCCGCACCCGCACCGGCGACCCGCGGGTAGTTGAGCCGCCCCGTCACCCGCTCCACCATGCGGAGGTCGGTGCCGATGATGGCGACCTTCTGCACGGGGAACTTCTCGTCGGACAGGTAGTCGACGGCGCGCTGGGCCTGCTCGTACGTGTCGTACGTGGCGATGCGCTCGCCGTGGAACGGGGTGGGGAGGCGGGGGACGCCACCGCCGCGGGCACCGGGACCGAAGGCCATGGCGACCATGGTCGCACCTCGGGCCGGGAGCCGGCTCCGGACGCACGGACGGGACCGGCGCGACGCCGGTCCCGTCCGTGTCCCAGCCCTCCCGGGCGGGGTGGGGACGCCGCCTGCCTGCGGCGTCCCGGGTCCCTCAGTCCTCGTCGTGCTCCAGCTCGCCCGCGGCCTCGGCCGCGCCCTTCTCCGTGCGCTCGCCGCCGGTGACGAGCTCACCGGAGGAGCTCTCGAGGTGCGCGCGCACGAACCAGTGGAACAGCTCGAGCTTCGCGGCCTGGGCGATGAGCATGTCCTCGCTGACCGGGTCGAGGTCGCCCGACTTCTCGATCGCCTCGCGGTGGTCGCCGACCACGCCCTGGTAGACGACGTCGAGGGCGCCCAGGTGCTCGGCGGTGCCGGCGCGGCGCAGCGAGTAGTCGTCCCACGAGCGCGCCTGGACC
Coding sequences within:
- a CDS encoding general stress protein, with the translated sequence MAFGPGARGGGVPRLPTPFHGERIATYDTYEQAQRAVDYLSDEKFPVQKVAIIGTDLRMVERVTGRLNYPRVAGAGAASGAYFGSFVGLLLLLFGSGGIDVLLAAALIGAGFGMLFGVISFSFTGGRRDFTSASQIVASQYQVVAVADVANQARNVLRNLPNSGVDAGPAGFGGQQPPSQPSQPSSRPPASQQPGPGAEDPYRTPPQDPRG
- a CDS encoding Dps family protein, whose amino-acid sequence is MATSSAKRGSYTVPGMDPDSAATLTALLQDRLTALTDLHLTLKHVHWNVVGPHFIAVHEMIDPQVDDVRAMTDEIAERIATLGGSPVGTMGAMVQARSWDDYSLRRAGTAEHLGALDVVYQGVVGDHREAIEKSGDLDPVSEDMLIAQAAKLELFHWFVRAHLESSSGELVTGGERTEKGAAEAAGELEHDED